In Juglans microcarpa x Juglans regia isolate MS1-56 chromosome 8D, Jm3101_v1.0, whole genome shotgun sequence, the following are encoded in one genomic region:
- the LOC121242750 gene encoding nucleobase-ascorbate transporter 3-like, translating into MVETGHNHQPQQTQAPPPRPALPLGGARGPAWPPAEQLGQLQYCIHSNPSWVEASLLAFQHYIVVLGTTVLIASTLVPLMGGSHGDKSRVIQTILFMSGLNTLLQTIIGTRLPTVMGASYAFVIPVLTIINDLSDEDFTSEHQRFAHTMRTIQGSLIVSSFVNIILGYSKAWGTLTRLFSPIVLVPGVCLVGLGLFMRGFPLLANCVEIGLPMLILLVVIQQYLKRVHPKGHFIVERFGLLFCIGIVWAFAAILTEAGAYNNVKEQTKRSCRTDRSYLIQSAPWIKIPYPFQWGTPIFRASHVFAMIGAALVTSAESTGTFFAAARLAGATPPPAHVLSRSIGLQGIFLLLEGIFGAAVGTTASVENVGLLGLTHIGSRRVVQISTAFMIFFSIFGKFGAFFASIPLPIFAAIYCVLFGFVAAVGISLMQFVNNNSLRNLYVLGLSLFLGISVPQYFIMNTNQTNGNGPVRTGGGWFNSIINTIFSSPPTVAIIVGTVLDNTLEWKHTFNDRGLPWWVPFQNRDGDVRNDEFYRLPLRINEYIPTRFL; encoded by the exons atggtggaAACGGGACATAACCACCAGCCACAGCAAACGCAGGCGCCTCCACCGCGCCCAGCTCTCCCTCTGGGAGGAGCAAGGGGTCCCGCTTGGCCTCCCGCTGAGCAACTGGGGCAGCTCCAGTACTGCATCCACTCCAACCCTTCATGGG TGGAAGCATCGTTACTGGCTTTTCAGCACTACATCGTAGTGCTTGGAACTACGGTTCTGATTGCCAGTACTCTAGTGCCTCTCATGGGCGGGAGCCAT GGTGATAAATCCCGTGTTATTCAAACAATACTTTTTATGTCGGGACTGAACACACTGCTTCAAACGATTATTGGGACAAGGCTTCCTACAGTGATGGGTGCATCCTATGCTTTCGTCATACCAGTTTTAACGATTATCAATGATTTAAGTGATGAGGACTTCACATCTGAGCATCAG AGGTTTGCCCACACTATGAGAACGATTCAAGGATCCCTAATTGTATCTTCCTTTGTCAACATCATTCTTGGATATAGTAAGGCATGGGGGACTTTGACAAG GTTATTCAGTCCCATTGTTCTTGTACCAGGGGTTTGTCTAGTGGGCCTTGGTCTGTTCATGAGGGGCTTCCCACTG CTTGCCAACTGTGTGGAGATTGGCCTGCCCATGCTTATTCTGCTGGTTGTTATCCAGCAG TATTTAAAGCGCGTTCATCCTAAGGGCCATTTCATAGTTGAGAGGTTTGGGTTGCTTTTTTGTATTGGTATTGTCTGGGCTTTTGCAGCTATCCTCACTGAGGCTGGTGCTTACAACAATGTAAAAGAGCAGACTAAGAGGAGTTGCCGCACAGATCGTTCGTACCTTATACAATCTGCTCCTTG GATTAAAATTCCTTACCCATTTCAGTGGGGTACTCCCATATTCAGAGCGAGCCATGTCTTTGCAATGATAGGGGCAGCACTTGTTACATCTGCAGAG TCAACTGGAACATTTTTTGCAGCAGCACGTCTTGCAGGTGCAACGCCCCCTCCAGCACATGTTCTCAGCCGAAGTATTGGCCTGCAG GGTATTTTCTTGCTGCTTGAAGGCATCTTTGGTGCTGCAGTTGGTACTACAGCATCTGT TGAAAATGTTGGCCTCCTTGGACTGACTCACATAGGGAGCAGAAGAGTGGTGCAGATTTCAACTGCTTTCATGATCTTCTTCTCCATATTTG GGAAATTTGGTGCCTTCTTTGCATCTATTCCTTTACCAATATTTGCTGCAATCTACTGTGTTTTATTTGGCTTTGTTG CTGCTGTTGGGATCTCATTAATGCAGTTCGTAAACAATAATTCCTTGAGAAACCTCTACGTTTTGGGTCTGTCCTTGTTCCTTGGAATATCTGTAcctcaatattttatcatgaacaCCAATCAGACTAATGGAAATGGACCAGTTAGAACAGGTGGTGGATGG TTCAACAGCATCATTAACACAATATTCTCGTCGCCACCAACTGTGGCGATAATCGTCGGGACGGTCCTTGATAACACGCTAGAGTGGAAGCACACATTTAATGACAGAGGACTGCCGTGGTGGGTTCCCTTCCAAAATAGGGATGGAGATGTGAGAAATGATGAGTTCTATCGCCTTCCTTTAAGGATAAATGAGTATATACCTACCAGATTTCTCTAA